The Candidatus Kaelpia imicola genome contains a region encoding:
- a CDS encoding NAD(P)H-dependent glycerol-3-phosphate dehydrogenase, whose translation MMSNICVLGDGGWGTTVAILLQQKGHQVTLWSYDPDYALILDKERENKRFFPGIKIPPGISITSNLSLAVSDKEIIILAVPSIYIRAVLSRLSGFKKDIIFVSLAKGIEQESFKRVSEIICEELDKVKMAVLSGPAIAYEVAKKSPSSVVVASEDDRVAKIVQELFFTPVFRVYTSSDVIGLELGGALKNVIAIAAGICDGLGFGTNTKAALLSRGLAEMVRFGRSQGALSETLFGLSGLGDMVTTSFSLKSRNRTLGEEIGRGAKLDDVLRNKNTVAEGIYTVKALHGFTKSSKIEMPIAEQIYRVLYNNKDPYKAVSDLMAREAKPESYSC comes from the coding sequence ATGATGAGTAATATCTGTGTATTGGGAGATGGCGGCTGGGGAACGACGGTGGCAATCTTATTACAGCAGAAAGGTCATCAGGTTACTCTTTGGAGTTATGATCCTGATTATGCTTTGATTCTGGATAAAGAGAGAGAGAATAAGAGATTTTTCCCGGGTATTAAAATCCCCCCAGGGATAAGCATTACTTCAAATCTTAGTCTGGCAGTATCAGATAAAGAGATTATTATTCTAGCTGTTCCATCTATATATATAAGAGCTGTTTTGAGCAGGCTATCTGGATTTAAGAAAGATATTATCTTTGTCAGCCTTGCAAAAGGTATAGAGCAGGAGAGTTTTAAGCGTGTTTCTGAAATAATCTGTGAGGAGTTGGATAAAGTCAAAATGGCAGTTCTCTCCGGTCCGGCCATAGCATATGAAGTTGCTAAAAAGAGTCCCTCCAGCGTTGTTGTTGCTTCAGAAGATGACCGGGTTGCTAAAATAGTGCAGGAGTTATTCTTTACCCCCGTTTTCAGGGTCTATACAAGCAGTGACGTTATAGGTCTTGAGCTAGGAGGTGCTTTAAAGAATGTTATTGCCATAGCAGCGGGGATATGCGATGGACTTGGATTTGGAACCAACACAAAGGCAGCCTTATTATCCCGTGGATTGGCAGAGATGGTTAGGTTCGGCAGGAGCCAAGGTGCTCTATCAGAGACTCTCTTTGGTTTGAGCGGATTGGGTGATATGGTAACAACCTCTTTTAGCTTAAAGAGTAGGAATAGGACTTTGGGAGAGGAGATAGGCAGGGGTGCTAAGTTAGATGATGTATTAAGGAACAAAAATACTGTAGCAGAGGGAATATATACAGTTAAAGCGCTGCATGGTTTTACAAAAAGCAGCAAGATAGAGATGCCTATTGCAGAGCAGATTTATCGAGTGCTTTATAATAATAAAGATCCTTATAAAGCAGTCTCTGATTTAATGGCCAGAGAAGCAAAGCCAGAGTCCTATAGTTGTTGA
- a CDS encoding DUF5679 domain-containing protein has product MEAYCVKCKSKKEMQEGEEVTLKNGRRAMKGKCPDCGTSLFRILGSK; this is encoded by the coding sequence ATGGAAGCATATTGTGTAAAGTGTAAATCAAAAAAAGAGATGCAGGAAGGAGAAGAGGTTACTCTTAAGAACGGCCGTAGAGCTATGAAGGGGAAGTGTCCTGATTGCGGTACGTCTTTATTTCGCATTCTAGGTTCTAAATAG
- the rsfS gene encoding ribosome silencing factor — translation MDLYRKAKFIAGLIQDKDGDDVVLIHMGQAVSFTVFFVICSANSHRQVKTIVDYIISNTKKNKIKIWHTEGYESADWVLLDYGDIVVHIFMEEQRLFYELERLWRDLPLEHIGAA, via the coding sequence GTGGATTTATACCGGAAAGCAAAGTTCATTGCCGGTCTTATTCAGGATAAGGACGGAGATGATGTTGTGTTGATACATATGGGTCAAGCAGTGAGCTTTACTGTTTTTTTTGTTATCTGCAGTGCTAATTCACACCGGCAAGTTAAAACAATAGTTGATTATATAATCTCAAATACCAAAAAGAATAAGATTAAAATCTGGCATACTGAAGGTTATGAGAGTGCAGATTGGGTATTGCTTGATTATGGAGATATAGTGGTACATATATTTATGGAAGAGCAGAGATTATTTTATGAGTTAGAGAGGTTATGGCGCGACCTCCCCTTGGAGCATATTGGGGCAGCTTGA
- the argS gene encoding arginine--tRNA ligase has translation MLNIEDRLKGYLVEIAAGWGIGDLSIEVGTPRSREYGDLSTNIALKLSKSLKKKPKDIAASILLKLKEDFKDVFDNIEIAEPGFINFYFSVEYLYEFLGDILKDEGVFLNNIGKEKKVLIEFVSANPTGPLSIAHGRQAAVGASLARILDSSGYKVDKEYYVNDEGNQINLLGESLRVRCLELLGKESELPDEGYQGEYLIDMAKKIVKDEEISIEDIESRELNYFSEYALKWILSGIKSSLSDFGVDFENWVSQRDAASKNSVEDVIARLKSKNCTYEQDDALWFKSSDFGDSQDRVVVKNDGDYTYFIADIAYHLDKYKREYDLVIDIWGPDHHGYIKRVEAALNALGYEAKKLKVLIVQLATLYRDGKPIKLSTRRNETITLDEVISEIGSDATLFFLLNRKLDSHLDFDLEFAKKKSMDNPVYYIQYAHARISNIISFAEQNSIDLRESLTSDLAANLREPEEKDILRSLVQFSRIIKISALTMEPSLIAAYLHELAQQFHSFYNKYRVVTDSAALTKARLYLCSAIQIVLKRGLGLLGISAPDSM, from the coding sequence ATGTTAAATATAGAGGATAGACTAAAAGGATATCTAGTTGAGATTGCAGCTGGCTGGGGTATTGGCGATTTGAGTATTGAGGTGGGTACTCCTCGCTCTAGGGAGTATGGAGATCTCTCAACCAATATAGCCTTAAAACTATCTAAATCTTTAAAAAAGAAGCCTAAAGATATAGCAGCCAGTATCCTATTAAAGCTTAAAGAAGATTTTAAGGATGTTTTTGATAATATCGAGATTGCGGAGCCGGGATTTATAAACTTCTATTTCTCGGTAGAGTATCTCTATGAATTTTTGGGGGATATATTAAAAGATGAGGGAGTCTTTTTAAATAATATAGGGAAAGAGAAGAAGGTTCTTATTGAGTTTGTATCTGCGAACCCAACAGGCCCGCTCTCTATTGCTCACGGGAGGCAGGCTGCTGTAGGTGCTTCATTAGCCAGGATACTTGACTCTTCGGGGTATAAAGTGGATAAAGAGTATTATGTCAACGATGAGGGCAATCAGATAAATCTGCTGGGTGAATCTTTGCGGGTGAGGTGTTTAGAGCTTCTTGGAAAAGAATCCGAGCTGCCTGACGAAGGTTATCAGGGTGAATATTTAATTGATATGGCGAAAAAGATAGTGAAGGATGAGGAGATAAGCATAGAAGATATAGAGAGCAGAGAGCTTAATTATTTCTCTGAGTATGCATTGAAGTGGATTCTTTCCGGGATTAAAAGTTCTCTTTCTGATTTTGGAGTCGATTTTGAGAACTGGGTTTCCCAGAGAGATGCTGCTTCTAAAAATTCCGTGGAGGATGTTATAGCCAGGCTAAAGTCTAAAAACTGTACTTATGAGCAGGATGATGCATTATGGTTTAAATCCAGTGATTTTGGCGATAGTCAGGACAGGGTTGTTGTTAAAAATGATGGAGATTATACTTATTTTATTGCTGATATTGCCTACCATCTGGATAAATATAAGAGAGAGTACGATCTTGTAATAGATATCTGGGGTCCTGATCATCATGGTTATATCAAAAGAGTCGAAGCTGCCTTGAATGCTTTAGGGTATGAGGCAAAGAAACTGAAAGTTTTAATTGTTCAGCTGGCTACACTATATAGAGACGGTAAGCCTATTAAGCTCTCGACAAGACGCAATGAGACTATAACCTTGGATGAGGTTATATCTGAGATTGGCTCCGATGCAACTCTCTTTTTTCTCTTGAACAGAAAGCTGGATAGTCATCTTGATTTTGACCTAGAGTTTGCTAAGAAGAAGAGCATGGATAACCCTGTATACTATATCCAGTATGCACATGCTAGGATCTCAAACATCATAAGTTTTGCAGAGCAGAACAGCATAGATTTAAGAGAGTCTCTCACCTCTGATTTAGCAGCTAATTTAAGAGAGCCGGAGGAAAAAGATATCCTGCGCAGCTTGGTGCAATTTTCTAGAATAATAAAGATATCTGCTCTTACAATGGAGCCCTCTCTTATTGCGGCATATCTACACGAGCTTGCTCAGCAGTTCCACAGTTTTTATAATAAGTATAGGGTTGTTACAGATTCTGCTGCATTGACAAAAGCACGGCTCTATCTCTGTTCTGCAATCCAGATTGTGCTGAAGAGAGGTTTGGGATTACTCGGGATATCTGCTCCCGATAGCATGTAG
- the mfd gene encoding transcription-repair coupling factor, translated as MFKTLKIYLGERVDYRSLIKSFSELGYKRVSSLGARDEFSFKGAGISIYPSSYELPLRIEIDDDVVSSIRVFNPHSGDILEEHGMLILLPVRLSKLKDRESLYLESIPIENFLDIKRGDYVVHITHGLGRFLGIKTLKGEDFFLIKYFREDRLYIPVKDADLIQKYLGFGGRAPKLSKLGSKDWQSLKSKAKRGIESFAKDLLKIQAERVTLKGYSFSRDTDWQNDLKNSFPYRETLGQLKAIEEMKRDMESISAMDRLICGDVGYGKTEVALRAAFKAVMDNKQVSMLVPTTILAQQHYQRFTERLTQFPVRVDMLSRFRTEKEQKEILADLKEGKIDIIIGTHGLISSNIEFKDLGLLIIDEEQRFGVIQKEKFKQYRQVVDVLTLTATPIPRTLYLSLVGIKDMSVINTPPEERLPVKAYISEYDDNLIKHVIRRELKRGGQVFFVNNRIRGIERTAAKLKKLLPKVEIAAAHGRMGKRELADIMVRFLNSEIDVLVSTTIIQSGIDIPNVNTLIVNRADMFGLAGLYQLKGRVGRYNRAAYAYFLIPKDKPVSGDASRRLKTIIEEADLGAGFKIAIRDLEIRGAGNILGREQHGFIQSVGFDLYCRLLKQAIYKLTGDEIKERMFSKINN; from the coding sequence ATGTTTAAAACTCTTAAAATATATCTTGGCGAAAGAGTAGATTATAGGAGTTTAATCAAAAGTTTCAGCGAATTAGGTTACAAGAGAGTGAGTAGTTTAGGTGCCAGAGATGAGTTCTCTTTTAAGGGAGCCGGCATAAGTATATACCCTTCCAGTTATGAATTACCATTGCGAATCGAGATAGATGACGATGTTGTATCTTCAATAAGAGTATTTAATCCCCATAGCGGCGATATTTTGGAAGAGCATGGGATGCTGATACTTTTACCTGTAAGACTCTCTAAGTTAAAAGATAGAGAGAGTCTCTATCTTGAAAGTATACCAATCGAGAATTTTCTCGATATTAAAAGAGGAGACTATGTCGTCCATATTACTCATGGTCTAGGCAGGTTTCTCGGTATTAAGACCTTAAAAGGAGAAGATTTCTTTTTAATCAAGTATTTCAGAGAAGATAGACTCTATATTCCCGTAAAAGATGCAGATCTCATTCAGAAGTATCTGGGGTTTGGAGGTAGAGCTCCTAAGTTAAGTAAGCTGGGAAGTAAAGATTGGCAGAGTCTGAAGAGTAAGGCTAAGCGCGGCATAGAGAGTTTTGCAAAGGATCTGCTCAAAATTCAAGCAGAGAGAGTAACTTTAAAAGGATACTCTTTTTCCAGAGATACAGATTGGCAGAATGATTTAAAGAACAGTTTTCCCTACAGAGAGACTCTCGGCCAGCTGAAAGCTATAGAAGAAATGAAGAGAGATATGGAATCTATCTCTGCGATGGATAGGTTGATATGCGGCGATGTTGGTTATGGTAAGACCGAAGTTGCTTTACGTGCGGCATTTAAAGCTGTCATGGATAATAAACAGGTCTCAATGCTCGTACCTACGACAATACTTGCTCAGCAGCATTACCAAAGGTTTACGGAGAGGCTCACGCAGTTTCCGGTTAGGGTTGATATGTTATCAAGATTTAGAACTGAGAAAGAACAAAAAGAGATTTTGGCTGACTTAAAAGAAGGCAAAATAGATATAATTATCGGGACTCATGGGTTAATATCATCCAATATTGAGTTTAAGGACCTGGGTTTACTTATAATAGATGAGGAGCAGAGGTTTGGTGTGATTCAGAAAGAGAAATTTAAACAGTATCGTCAGGTGGTAGACGTTCTGACTCTGACTGCAACGCCGATTCCGCGTACATTATATCTCTCTCTTGTTGGTATTAAAGATATGTCGGTTATAAATACTCCTCCGGAGGAGAGGTTGCCGGTCAAGGCGTATATCTCTGAATATGATGACAATCTAATTAAGCATGTTATCAGAAGAGAGCTTAAAAGAGGAGGCCAGGTATTCTTTGTAAATAATAGGATAAGAGGTATAGAGAGAACGGCGGCAAAACTAAAAAAATTATTACCTAAGGTAGAGATTGCTGCTGCACATGGAAGGATGGGGAAGAGAGAGCTTGCTGATATTATGGTGAGATTTTTGAATTCTGAAATAGATGTTTTAGTCTCTACGACCATAATCCAATCCGGAATCGATATCCCTAACGTTAACACTCTGATTGTAAATAGAGCGGATATGTTCGGTTTAGCAGGACTCTATCAGCTTAAAGGAAGAGTGGGGAGATATAATAGGGCTGCCTATGCATATTTTTTAATACCTAAAGATAAGCCTGTTTCAGGAGATGCTTCAAGAAGGCTTAAGACTATAATAGAAGAGGCGGATTTAGGTGCAGGGTTTAAAATTGCTATTCGGGATTTAGAGATAAGAGGGGCGGGTAACATATTAGGGCGAGAACAGCATGGATTCATACAGTCTGTGGGTTTTGATCTTTATTGCAGGCTTCTTAAGCAGGCAATATATAAATTGACAGGAGATGAAATAAAAGAGAGAATGTTTAGCAAAATCAACAATTGA
- a CDS encoding peptidyl-prolyl cis-trans isomerase, whose product MRKFLTVSALLLLIANISGAVLVNRVVAVVNGEVITEADLVRFAKKMAIARNIDLAQMDRATEDKVIRESLNELIEDMLVLSYAKRLGLGIDEKAVEKRIAVIKDSFNTEMEFLSRLERDGLSYESLWQRIHNDILKTKTVDYFVKRKIEVHPQEIEKYYLANKDEFIAPEAFKVEKIYVKKGESSRDRIDQIKLLIEKKVPFKDLAQNHSDSLADNVREGEWIQKGRIGEEIANAIFGLNVGEVSDIIETEGAYYIFKVVAKSESHLEELDKVKDKVYNRLYQRKFSEKFNKFITELKEDAQVDIKI is encoded by the coding sequence ATGAGAAAGTTTTTAACGGTATCAGCGCTGCTCTTGTTGATAGCTAATATCTCCGGGGCTGTTTTAGTAAATAGAGTAGTAGCCGTAGTTAATGGAGAGGTTATAACCGAGGCTGACCTGGTTCGTTTTGCCAAAAAGATGGCCATAGCTCGGAATATAGATTTAGCCCAGATGGATAGAGCTACAGAGGATAAGGTTATCAGGGAGTCGCTCAATGAGTTGATAGAGGATATGCTGGTTCTCTCTTATGCTAAGAGATTGGGCTTAGGAATAGATGAAAAGGCGGTTGAGAAAAGAATTGCCGTAATCAAGGATAGTTTTAATACTGAGATGGAATTTTTGAGCAGGCTGGAGAGAGATGGTTTAAGCTATGAAAGTCTTTGGCAGAGAATACATAACGATATTCTAAAAACCAAGACTGTTGATTATTTTGTCAAAAGAAAGATAGAGGTTCATCCTCAAGAGATAGAAAAATACTATCTTGCTAATAAGGATGAATTTATAGCACCTGAGGCATTTAAAGTTGAGAAGATATATGTTAAGAAGGGCGAAAGTAGCAGGGATAGGATAGACCAGATAAAATTGTTAATCGAAAAAAAAGTGCCATTTAAAGACTTGGCTCAGAATCATAGTGATTCCTTAGCTGATAATGTAAGAGAAGGGGAGTGGATTCAGAAGGGCAGGATTGGCGAGGAGATAGCCAATGCTATCTTTGGTCTTAATGTTGGAGAGGTAAGTGATATTATAGAGACTGAAGGTGCTTATTACATATTTAAAGTCGTTGCTAAGTCTGAATCTCACCTGGAAGAGTTAGATAAGGTTAAGGACAAGGTCTATAATCGTCTATATCAGAGAAAATTTTCTGAGAAATTTAATAAATTTATCACAGAGCTTAAAGAGGATGCCCAAGTCGATATTAAAATATAA